From Fluviispira vulneris, a single genomic window includes:
- a CDS encoding AbiJ-related protein, which produces MIDKGTRRNIIDHFEMAEIQFSGRMSDLNFLTRIYDLKKLPSLDHRFEDAYGDIYNHTENNCDYEFNWVFTDSRFNLLEGDDETFLRFICEMTHPLVRPDQEKASKIISIANDWLKAEGWELYPEKEVASGFIFSFKETNRVQVPKDEEVANIWFPNSLKFFISHRDIHKGEAKGLGEKLKNFGISCFVAHDSIQPMSTWKHEIMKALLTMDACICYIKDDFYKSEWTNQEVGFALARGIPIYLFSVDKTDPKGFKIDTQAIKAGFPDLINCIKKDFEKNNKFKNYFIDNFVKAINGSFENAKNMFYELIDINLNDEEIEQVVFAFSAEAKYLNQLSIIISAPIKPEHKDHPKLKNYSYYREFLENDILTKHTKHSYCIEGKEIVKKNKS; this is translated from the coding sequence TTGATTGATAAAGGAACAAGAAGAAATATCATTGACCACTTTGAGATGGCGGAAATTCAATTTTCGGGACGAATGAGTGACCTCAATTTCCTAACACGTATATACGATCTTAAAAAATTACCATCCCTTGATCATAGATTTGAAGATGCTTATGGAGATATATACAATCATACAGAGAATAATTGTGATTACGAATTCAATTGGGTTTTTACAGATTCGCGCTTTAATCTCTTAGAAGGGGATGATGAAACATTTTTACGATTTATTTGCGAAATGACGCATCCACTTGTTAGACCTGATCAAGAGAAAGCAAGTAAAATAATTTCTATTGCAAATGATTGGCTCAAAGCTGAAGGATGGGAATTATATCCTGAAAAGGAAGTCGCTAGCGGTTTTATATTTTCCTTTAAAGAAACAAATAGAGTTCAAGTACCTAAAGACGAGGAAGTTGCAAATATTTGGTTTCCGAACAGCTTAAAGTTTTTTATTTCTCATAGAGATATTCATAAGGGTGAAGCTAAGGGACTAGGAGAAAAATTAAAAAATTTTGGAATTTCTTGCTTTGTAGCGCATGATTCTATCCAACCTATGAGTACTTGGAAGCATGAAATTATGAAGGCATTGCTAACAATGGATGCCTGTATTTGTTACATTAAAGATGATTTTTATAAAAGTGAATGGACAAACCAAGAAGTTGGTTTTGCATTAGCGCGTGGAATTCCTATTTACCTTTTCAGTGTAGATAAAACTGATCCAAAAGGATTTAAAATTGATACTCAAGCAATTAAAGCTGGATTTCCAGATCTTATAAATTGTATAAAAAAAGATTTTGAAAAAAATAACAAGTTTAAGAATTATTTTATTGATAATTTTGTAAAAGCTATCAATGGTTCTTTTGAAAATGCTAAAAATATGTTTTATGAACTTATCGATATTAATTTAAATGATGAAGAAATCGAGCAAGTTGTTTTTGCATTTTCTGCAGAAGCAAAATATTTGAACCAATTAAGTATTATTATTTCAGCACCCATAAAGCCAGAGCATAAAGATCACCCTAAATTGAAAAACTATTCTTACTATAGAGAATTTCTTGAAAATGATATATTAACTAAGCACACAAAGCATTCTTATTGTATAGAAGGAAAAGAGATAGTCAAAAAGAACAAAAGTTAA
- a CDS encoding restriction endonuclease subunit S, whose product MAFKKIKLSEAIVFNPNRALQKGKIAPFIPMEAITPFTRRPNSIYKKEYNGGAKFANGDTLVARITPCLENGKTAFISDLSNNEVGFGSTEYIVLSAKENMTLAKYIYYLAISENFRNEAIRSMTGSSGRQRIQQVALENLEIKLPDIYVQSKIINILDTLDSKIELNQKMNETLESMAKAIFKEWFIDFGPVKAKSEGKKPFGMDDETAALFPDSFEESELGLIPKGWTIKTLKGSCEILMGQSPPGSTYNENGIGMVFFQGRAEFGSRFPSPRLFCSEPSRIVKQGTVLLSVRAPVGDLNISTENQTCIGRGLAGILHKTGSTTYTYYLLQCLKEKFDMYNGEGTVFGSINKDTLSEIKSVFPPDEIIYKFLNLTLPLDQLYLSNYKEILSLKNTRDLLLPKLISGEIELNEVTVD is encoded by the coding sequence ATGGCTTTTAAAAAAATAAAGCTTTCTGAAGCAATTGTATTTAATCCAAATAGAGCTTTACAAAAAGGGAAAATAGCTCCCTTTATACCTATGGAAGCGATAACTCCTTTTACACGAAGACCAAATTCAATTTATAAAAAAGAATATAACGGTGGAGCTAAATTTGCTAATGGAGATACATTAGTAGCCAGAATTACTCCATGTTTGGAGAATGGTAAAACTGCTTTTATAAGTGATTTATCGAATAATGAAGTTGGATTTGGTTCAACTGAATATATTGTGCTTTCTGCCAAAGAAAATATGACACTTGCAAAATATATTTATTACTTAGCAATTTCTGAGAATTTTAGAAACGAGGCAATCCGTAGCATGACTGGAAGTTCTGGACGACAGAGAATACAGCAAGTTGCATTAGAAAATTTAGAAATTAAATTACCAGATATTTATGTTCAGTCAAAAATTATCAATATTCTCGATACACTGGATTCAAAAATCGAATTAAACCAAAAAATGAATGAAACCCTCGAATCCATGGCAAAAGCCATTTTCAAAGAATGGTTTATTGATTTTGGCCCTGTTAAAGCGAAATCTGAAGGCAAAAAACCGTTCGGTATGGATGACGAAACGGCTGCGCTTTTTCCTGATAGTTTTGAAGAGTCTGAGCTTGGCTTGATTCCTAAGGGGTGGACTATAAAGACACTCAAGGGTTCATGTGAAATACTTATGGGGCAGTCACCCCCTGGAAGCACTTACAATGAAAATGGTATCGGAATGGTCTTTTTTCAAGGACGAGCTGAATTTGGAAGTCGTTTTCCCTCACCTAGACTATTTTGTTCGGAACCCTCTAGGATAGTAAAGCAGGGAACCGTTCTTCTTTCTGTTCGTGCACCAGTTGGTGACCTCAATATCTCGACAGAAAATCAAACCTGTATCGGGCGAGGATTAGCAGGAATACTTCACAAAACAGGAAGTACAACTTATACATACTACTTACTACAGTGTCTTAAAGAAAAATTTGATATGTACAACGGTGAAGGGACCGTCTTTGGATCTATAAACAAAGATACTTTGTCTGAAATTAAATCTGTTTTTCCGCCTGACGAAATAATATACAAATTTTTAAACTTAACTCTACCTCTAGATCAACTATATTTATCAAACTATAAAGAAATACTTTCGCTTAAAAATACACGCGATCTTCTCCTACCTAAACTTATATCAGGAGAAATTGAATTGAATGAGGTGACTGTTGATTGA
- a CDS encoding type I restriction-modification system subunit M, giving the protein MPKIPKKVPKEKAVKIKKTSTEKATKTKKINEHTTALGFEEQLWLAADKLRTHMDAAVYKHVVLGLVFLKYVSDSFMDRFNDLVAEDEGFEEERDAYAEKNVFWVPKIARWEQIRNNARKPEIGKIIDTAMESIEKENKSLKGVLQKDYARPDLDKKMLGELVDLISKIGLGDKASKQKDILGRVYEYFLGKFASAEGKLGGQFYTPGCIVKLLVEMIEPTKGRIYDPCCGSGGMFVQSEKFLEAHGGKRGQLSIFGQESNPTTWKLAKMNLAIRGLEGNLGEMNADSFHNDQHKDLKADYILANPPFNISDWGGERLKDDIRWKFGVPSEGNANYAWLQHMVHHLSPHGYAGIVLANGSLSSNQSSEGEIRRKLIEGDIVDCIVSLPGQLFYTTQIPASLWFLARYKKKNGFRDRQKEFLFIDCRKMGVMLSRVQRELTDDEIKNVIAKTYHAWRGEKNAGKYEDKAGFCKAVHIDEIEKNGWVLTPGRYVGAEEVEDDGESFEEKISALKSKLFIQFKESIILQNKITEVLNGF; this is encoded by the coding sequence ATGCCAAAAATACCTAAAAAAGTACCTAAAGAAAAAGCTGTAAAAATTAAGAAAACATCTACTGAAAAAGCTACTAAAACCAAAAAAATAAACGAGCATACAACGGCCCTAGGTTTTGAAGAACAACTTTGGCTAGCCGCAGACAAACTACGCACGCATATGGATGCCGCAGTTTACAAACATGTTGTGCTTGGTTTGGTCTTTTTAAAATACGTTTCTGATTCCTTTATGGATCGTTTCAATGATCTTGTAGCAGAAGACGAAGGTTTTGAAGAAGAAAGAGATGCATATGCAGAAAAAAATGTTTTCTGGGTACCTAAAATCGCGCGCTGGGAACAAATTAGAAATAATGCACGAAAACCAGAAATAGGAAAAATTATTGATACAGCGATGGAAAGCATAGAAAAAGAAAATAAATCTTTAAAAGGAGTTCTGCAAAAGGACTATGCACGCCCAGATCTCGATAAAAAAATGCTTGGTGAACTTGTCGACTTGATCTCTAAAATTGGTCTTGGCGATAAAGCAAGTAAACAGAAAGATATTTTAGGTCGAGTTTACGAATACTTTCTGGGTAAGTTTGCATCTGCAGAAGGAAAACTTGGGGGGCAATTTTATACTCCAGGCTGTATTGTAAAACTTTTAGTCGAAATGATTGAACCCACTAAAGGTCGAATATATGACCCATGCTGCGGTTCTGGCGGTATGTTTGTTCAATCGGAAAAATTCTTAGAAGCACACGGCGGCAAGCGGGGTCAGCTTTCTATTTTTGGGCAGGAATCAAATCCAACCACATGGAAATTGGCAAAAATGAACTTAGCAATCCGCGGGCTGGAAGGAAACTTAGGTGAAATGAACGCGGATTCTTTTCACAATGATCAACATAAAGATTTAAAAGCTGATTATATTTTAGCCAATCCGCCTTTTAATATAAGCGATTGGGGCGGAGAACGCTTAAAAGACGATATCCGTTGGAAATTTGGTGTTCCCTCAGAAGGAAACGCAAACTATGCTTGGTTACAGCATATGGTTCATCACCTTTCACCGCATGGCTATGCAGGTATTGTTCTCGCTAATGGGAGTTTAAGTTCCAATCAATCCAGTGAAGGAGAGATTAGAAGAAAGTTAATTGAAGGCGATATCGTCGATTGTATTGTTTCCTTACCAGGGCAATTATTTTATACCACACAAATTCCTGCGTCCCTTTGGTTTTTAGCACGCTATAAAAAGAAAAATGGTTTTCGCGATCGGCAAAAAGAATTTTTGTTTATCGATTGTCGAAAAATGGGTGTCATGCTCTCCCGTGTGCAACGAGAACTGACTGATGATGAAATTAAAAATGTCATTGCCAAAACATATCATGCATGGCGTGGTGAAAAAAATGCCGGTAAATACGAAGATAAAGCAGGCTTTTGTAAAGCAGTTCATATTGATGAAATTGAGAAAAATGGTTGGGTTTTAACACCAGGTCGTTACGTTGGAGCAGAAGAAGTTGAAGATGATGGGGAGAGTTTTGAGGAGAAGATTTCTGCACTAAAATCAAAATTATTTATTCAGTTTAAAGAAAGCATTATTTTACAGAATAAAATCACAGAGGTTTTAAATGGCTTTTAA
- a CDS encoding peroxiredoxin: MNRFLKTFITIFFGFLIVNTLYALEVGKPAPLFSLKNQEGKMISLQDNKDKLWTVVYFYPKAGTPGCTTQACAFRDSIKVIKNKGAVVYGVSTDSVASLKEFHEKHKLTFDLLSDEDAQIAKAYGTKMAVLTMSKRITFIIDDKLVVRSIDENVDPALDAKKVAEKISEMRSKK; this comes from the coding sequence ATGAATCGATTTTTAAAAACTTTTATAACAATATTTTTCGGATTCTTAATTGTAAATACCCTCTATGCTTTAGAAGTAGGCAAGCCTGCTCCTTTATTTTCTTTAAAGAATCAAGAAGGAAAAATGATTTCATTACAAGATAACAAAGATAAACTTTGGACGGTTGTGTATTTTTATCCAAAAGCAGGAACTCCTGGATGCACGACACAGGCTTGCGCTTTTCGCGACTCAATTAAGGTTATAAAAAACAAAGGAGCTGTCGTATATGGAGTGAGCACAGACAGCGTTGCATCTTTGAAAGAGTTTCACGAAAAACATAAACTCACCTTCGATTTATTAAGTGATGAAGATGCACAAATTGCTAAAGCCTATGGAACAAAGATGGCCGTTTTAACTATGTCTAAAAGAATAACTTTTATTATTGATGATAAATTGGTCGTGCGAAGCATAGATGAAAATGTTGACCCTGCCCTAGATGCAAAAAAAGTGGCAGAGAAAATTTCAGAAATGCGTTCTAAAAAATAA
- a CDS encoding type II toxin-antitoxin system Phd/YefM family antitoxin, which produces MRFVNMEEAKTNLPRLIAQAINDGTGFLITKVGRP; this is translated from the coding sequence ATGCGTTTCGTTAATATGGAAGAAGCTAAAACAAATTTACCTAGACTGATTGCGCAGGCTATAAATGATGGTACTGGCTTCCTTATAACTAAAGTTGGAAGACCATAA
- a CDS encoding Fic family protein, with protein MKVLDIENNEENDFKNRAGKYVSQITTINGAKYKAFIPKPLPPSPPLNYDLEMISLLSKADLALGRLNGLASIIADPDIFVYLYVRKEALLSSQIEGTQCSLEDILSVNETMEENNADVEEVSNYVYAMNQGLSRLKDLPISTRLIKEIHNILLKGVRGSKKTPGEFRTNQNWIGNINAKLNNADFIPPPPDEVNKHMSELEKFIHSQNDLPYLVKAALIHAQFETIHPFLDGNGRLGRLLITFVLCSWDVMEKPLLYLSYFFKAHRTEYYSKLMDIRNKGDWEGWIKFFLRGVAETAEMANFTAIEIHKIHNRDLAKISANKPTPMMNQIFHQLCCYPIVSVPILERHINGSSQATIQRALVRLKEIGIITEITGLQRNRKYAYLEYLNILKKDTTTRIG; from the coding sequence ATGAAGGTTTTAGATATTGAAAATAATGAAGAAAATGATTTTAAAAATAGAGCTGGAAAATATGTTTCACAAATTACGACTATAAATGGTGCTAAGTATAAAGCGTTTATCCCTAAACCTCTCCCACCATCACCCCCATTAAATTATGACTTGGAAATGATTTCACTTCTTTCAAAAGCTGATCTAGCGCTTGGTCGTCTAAATGGGCTTGCATCAATTATCGCTGATCCAGATATTTTCGTATATCTTTATGTAAGAAAAGAAGCTTTGCTAAGCTCTCAAATTGAAGGAACGCAGTGTTCCTTAGAAGATATTTTAAGTGTAAATGAAACTATGGAAGAAAATAATGCAGATGTAGAAGAAGTTTCGAATTATGTATATGCAATGAATCAAGGTCTAAGCAGACTTAAAGATCTTCCAATATCTACTCGTCTCATTAAAGAAATTCATAATATTCTTTTAAAAGGTGTAAGGGGCTCCAAGAAAACTCCAGGGGAATTCAGAACTAATCAAAATTGGATTGGCAATATTAATGCAAAGCTAAATAATGCTGATTTTATTCCTCCTCCACCTGATGAAGTCAATAAACATATGAGTGAATTAGAAAAATTTATTCATTCACAAAATGACTTACCTTATTTAGTTAAAGCTGCGTTGATACATGCTCAATTTGAAACCATTCATCCATTTCTCGATGGTAATGGAAGATTGGGGCGTCTATTAATAACATTTGTTTTGTGTAGCTGGGATGTAATGGAAAAACCTCTTTTATACTTAAGTTATTTCTTTAAAGCGCATAGAACAGAATATTATTCAAAACTCATGGACATTCGTAATAAAGGTGATTGGGAAGGGTGGATTAAATTTTTCTTAAGAGGGGTCGCTGAGACAGCTGAAATGGCAAATTTTACAGCGATAGAAATTCATAAAATTCATAATCGAGATTTAGCAAAAATAAGCGCTAACAAACCAACTCCGATGATGAATCAAATTTTTCATCAATTATGTTGCTATCCAATAGTGAGCGTACCCATCTTAGAAAGACATATTAATGGTTCTTCGCAAGCAACAATTCAACGTGCTTTGGTTAGATTGAAAGAAATTGGAATAATAACAGAAATTACAGGGCTACAAAGAAACAGAAAATATGCTTATCTCGAATATCTAAATATTTTAAAGAAAGACACTACAACAAGAATAGGTTAA
- a CDS encoding SRPBCC domain-containing protein, producing MKIDTNIKIHAPVEQVWNMLIDFKNYPKWNLFISKIEGEQKEGERLTVAIAPPGGSPATFKPVINKYVPNKELRWVGTFVYRWLFRGEHYFLLKDNGDGSTDFTQGENFTGCLVPLFSFFAAKKTATGFNLMNSNLKDILEKRE from the coding sequence ATGAAAATAGATACAAATATTAAAATACATGCACCCGTTGAACAAGTTTGGAATATGCTTATCGATTTTAAGAATTATCCAAAATGGAATCTTTTTATAAGTAAAATAGAGGGGGAGCAAAAGGAAGGTGAAAGATTGACTGTTGCAATTGCTCCTCCAGGTGGAAGTCCCGCTACGTTTAAACCTGTTATTAACAAATATGTTCCTAATAAAGAATTGCGTTGGGTGGGTACCTTTGTATATCGTTGGCTATTTCGTGGTGAACATTATTTTCTGTTAAAAGACAACGGTGATGGATCAACTGATTTTACCCAAGGTGAAAATTTTACAGGATGCTTAGTTCCTTTATTTAGTTTTTTTGCTGCTAAAAAAACAGCGACTGGATTTAATTTAATGAATAGCAATTTGAAAGATATTCTTGAGAAAAGAGAGTAA
- a CDS encoding alkene reductase produces MSVLFEPIKMGDLSLNNRIILAPLTRCRANYQRVPNDLMKKYYCQRASFGMIITEATSVDPLGVGYPRTPGIWNEDQVSAWRNITDAVHEKGGTIVMQLWHVGRISDPIYTGQTPIAPSAIAANLKVSIIRPEKKFDTPRAVTLEEIKQLVEIYRNAAKNAKRAGFDGVELHGANGYLLDQFLQSKSNIRTDQYGGSIENRAKFPLEVVDAVIDVWGAGRVGYHIAPRCDSHDVGDENPLATFSYLVSQLSMRNIAFICAREYEAQDSLVPKLKNLFSGKFILNERFTKESGENAIQNGHADAIAFGKLTIPNPDLVQKFKMVEKLNQPNPKHFYNEHKYLFDLAEPLPKEGYYEADKMGYTEYLKV; encoded by the coding sequence ATGTCTGTTCTATTTGAGCCTATCAAAATGGGTGATTTATCATTAAACAATCGAATTATTTTAGCGCCCCTCACCCGCTGCCGTGCAAACTATCAAAGAGTACCTAATGACTTGATGAAAAAATATTATTGTCAAAGGGCGTCATTTGGCATGATTATCACAGAAGCGACTTCAGTTGATCCTCTCGGCGTTGGTTATCCCAGAACACCCGGAATATGGAATGAAGATCAAGTAAGTGCTTGGAGAAATATAACAGATGCCGTGCATGAAAAAGGCGGAACAATAGTCATGCAATTATGGCATGTGGGAAGAATTTCCGATCCCATTTATACAGGTCAAACTCCAATTGCCCCAAGCGCTATCGCTGCAAATCTAAAAGTTTCTATTATCCGCCCAGAAAAAAAATTTGACACTCCGCGCGCAGTTACTTTAGAAGAGATAAAACAATTGGTCGAGATCTACAGAAATGCTGCAAAAAATGCGAAAAGAGCTGGCTTTGACGGCGTAGAATTGCATGGTGCAAATGGATATTTATTGGATCAATTTTTGCAATCGAAATCAAATATACGCACAGATCAATATGGGGGATCAATAGAAAATAGAGCGAAATTTCCTTTAGAAGTCGTAGATGCCGTCATTGATGTCTGGGGAGCAGGTCGAGTCGGTTATCACATTGCACCGAGATGTGATTCTCATGATGTGGGTGATGAAAACCCACTTGCAACTTTTAGTTACCTTGTTTCACAGTTATCAATGCGAAATATTGCTTTTATATGTGCACGTGAATATGAAGCACAAGATAGCTTAGTTCCAAAATTAAAAAATCTTTTCTCTGGCAAGTTTATTTTAAATGAAAGATTTACTAAAGAATCTGGAGAAAATGCAATACAAAATGGTCATGCCGATGCAATCGCTTTTGGTAAATTAACTATTCCAAACCCGGATTTAGTGCAAAAATTTAAAATGGTTGAAAAATTAAATCAACCGAACCCAAAACATTTTTATAATGAGCATAAATATTTATTTGATTTAGCTGAGCCTTTGCCAAAAGAAGGATATTATGAAGCGGATAAAATGGGATATACTGAATATCTTAAAGTTTGA
- a CDS encoding DUF805 domain-containing protein: protein MNFIKSIKICLGKYASFKGRASVSEFWYFILFYYAITLIPILLVLIIGKNERDILLILIFSVVGAFGLLPPYISVSVRRLHDMNKSGWWYFVYLIPYIGFFIFIIMSSLPGTKGKNRYDPIEDKSSIEVQ from the coding sequence ATGAATTTTATTAAATCGATTAAAATTTGTCTAGGCAAATATGCTAGTTTTAAAGGCAGGGCAAGTGTCTCTGAATTTTGGTATTTTATCTTATTTTATTATGCAATTACTCTTATTCCAATTTTGTTAGTTCTGATAATAGGTAAAAATGAACGAGATATTTTACTTATTCTTATTTTTTCAGTTGTAGGAGCTTTTGGCTTACTTCCTCCATATATTTCTGTATCAGTGCGAAGATTGCATGATATGAATAAAAGTGGTTGGTGGTACTTTGTTTATTTAATTCCTTATATTGGTTTTTTCATTTTTATTATCATGAGCTCCCTTCCAGGCACAAAAGGTAAGAACAGGTATGATCCTATTGAAGATAAGTCTTCGATAGAAGTTCAGTGA
- a CDS encoding GNAT family N-acetyltransferase has translation MQNNILWTRDDYLISTDKKKLDIAFIHSFLKTTIWAEGISFETVRESIENSLCFGLYKKNQSVGFSRFVTDYTTFAYLCDVFISPDFQGQGLGKWLMECCLEHSTLKKLRRIMLVTSDASWLYEKTGYLPVNKENFVWHIVRPHIYKS, from the coding sequence ATGCAGAATAATATACTATGGACTCGGGATGATTATTTAATTTCAACTGACAAAAAAAAATTGGATATTGCATTTATTCATTCTTTCCTCAAAACAACAATCTGGGCAGAAGGAATTTCGTTCGAGACTGTCAGAGAATCAATAGAGAACAGTCTCTGTTTCGGTTTATATAAGAAAAATCAGTCTGTGGGTTTTTCTCGCTTTGTAACAGATTATACAACCTTTGCTTATTTATGTGATGTATTTATTTCTCCCGATTTCCAAGGGCAAGGACTTGGAAAGTGGTTAATGGAATGCTGCTTAGAGCATTCTACCTTAAAAAAGTTGAGACGAATTATGCTTGTAACATCTGATGCCTCTTGGCTTTATGAAAAGACAGGATATTTACCAGTTAATAAAGAAAACTTTGTCTGGCATATTGTAAGGCCTCATATTTATAAATCGTAA
- a CDS encoding alkene reductase: MSILFEPIKIGELSLKNRIVLAPLTRCRANYQRVPNDLIEKYYCQRASFGLLITEATSIDMSGVGFPRTPGIWNEDQVKAWRKITDAVHEKGGTIVMQLWHVGRVSDPIFNGQPPIAPSAIAPKQKVSLVRPEKFYETPHALSVAEIKQVIKSFRTAAENAKRAGFDGVELHGANGYLLDQFLQSNSNIRKDQYGGSIANRARFPLEAVDAVIDVWGAGRVGYHISPRGDLLDVSDEHPLETFSYLVSELSKRSLAFICAREYAAKDSISPILKRLFSGTYILNEGFSKETGEIAIQNGDADAIAFGTSSIANPDLVHKFKMNEKLNPFDPKYFYNEHKYLFDLAEPLPKEGYYEVDKIGYTD; the protein is encoded by the coding sequence ATGTCAATTTTATTTGAACCTATTAAAATAGGTGAATTATCTCTAAAAAATCGAATTGTTTTAGCGCCACTTACACGCTGTCGAGCGAATTATCAAAGAGTGCCAAATGATTTGATTGAAAAATATTATTGTCAAAGAGCATCATTTGGCTTGCTAATTACAGAAGCAACCTCAATCGATATGTCTGGCGTTGGCTTTCCAAGAACCCCCGGTATTTGGAACGAAGATCAAGTGAAGGCTTGGAGAAAAATAACAGATGCTGTCCATGAAAAAGGTGGAACAATTGTCATGCAATTATGGCACGTAGGAAGGGTTTCCGATCCTATTTTTAATGGGCAGCCTCCTATTGCGCCAAGTGCAATAGCACCAAAGCAAAAAGTTTCTCTAGTCCGCCCAGAAAAATTCTATGAGACACCACACGCATTGAGTGTTGCAGAAATAAAACAAGTGATCAAAAGCTTCAGAACAGCGGCAGAAAACGCTAAAAGAGCTGGTTTTGATGGAGTAGAGTTGCATGGAGCAAATGGATATCTATTAGATCAATTCTTGCAATCAAACTCTAATATACGAAAAGATCAATACGGTGGTTCAATAGCAAATAGAGCGCGATTTCCATTAGAAGCAGTCGATGCCGTGATTGATGTCTGGGGTGCAGGTCGTGTTGGATATCATATTTCACCGAGGGGCGATTTGCTCGATGTGAGCGATGAACATCCTCTGGAAACATTTAGTTACCTTGTTTCTGAATTATCAAAGCGCAGTCTTGCTTTTATATGTGCGCGTGAATATGCGGCTAAAGATAGTATTTCTCCTATATTAAAAAGACTTTTCTCAGGTACATATATTTTAAATGAAGGTTTTTCAAAAGAAACAGGAGAAATTGCAATTCAAAATGGAGATGCAGATGCGATTGCCTTTGGCACGTCATCAATTGCGAATCCTGATTTAGTGCATAAATTTAAAATGAATGAAAAACTAAATCCATTCGATCCAAAATATTTTTACAATGAACATAAATATTTATTTGATTTGGCAGAGCCTTTACCTAAAGAGGGTTATTATGAAGTAGATAAAATTGGTTATACTGATTAA
- a CDS encoding glutathione S-transferase family protein: MMKFYFSTSTCSTSCHIALEELSLEYTPIEVSWKRDQNVAELNKLNPLGAVPVLISSQGKTLTQNTAILEYLADQNPTAQLLAAHGTWERSETMSWVAFVASDLQKAFTPFFQAKDISQSETAQKEIKDFAAKKINSLLEHIEKNLAGKDYIMGNQFTIADAYLFTIIGWTKWVQISTLNFKNITNYMKRVYERPAVQSVLKKENMLDYLQ; the protein is encoded by the coding sequence ATGATGAAGTTTTATTTTTCTACCTCAACGTGTTCAACCTCCTGCCATATAGCTTTAGAAGAGCTTTCTCTCGAGTACACACCCATTGAGGTTAGTTGGAAAAGAGATCAGAATGTGGCTGAATTAAATAAACTAAATCCATTAGGAGCAGTGCCTGTATTAATTTCAAGCCAAGGAAAAACTTTGACACAGAATACAGCTATTCTTGAATATCTTGCCGATCAAAATCCTACTGCGCAATTGCTAGCAGCTCACGGAACTTGGGAGCGCTCTGAAACCATGAGTTGGGTGGCTTTTGTGGCTTCTGACCTGCAGAAGGCTTTCACTCCTTTTTTTCAAGCAAAAGATATTTCACAATCGGAAACTGCTCAAAAGGAAATAAAAGATTTTGCTGCAAAAAAAATAAATTCACTTTTGGAACATATTGAAAAGAATCTTGCTGGAAAAGATTATATAATGGGAAATCAATTTACCATTGCTGATGCATATTTATTTACTATTATTGGTTGGACTAAGTGGGTTCAAATCAGTACTCTTAATTTTAAAAATATAACAAATTATATGAAGCGGGTTTATGAGAGACCTGCTGTGCAGAGCGTATTGAAAAAAGAAAATATGTTGGATTATCTGCAGTAA